Proteins co-encoded in one Brassica rapa cultivar Chiifu-401-42 chromosome A02, CAAS_Brap_v3.01, whole genome shotgun sequence genomic window:
- the LOC103851570 gene encoding UDP-glycosyltransferase 76E1-like yields MSLDLHIRFRPDQGKRMEEEKRVKRRIVLVPVPAQGHVTPIMQLGKALHSKGFSITVVQTQYNRVTSSKDFSDFHFLTIPGSLTESDLKNLGPLQFLMKLNQICEATFKQCLGQLLKEQGDHDEVVCVVYDEYMHFSKAAAMEFQIPSVVFSTTSATAFLCRSVLAKVNAEKFLIDMKDVEMQDKLFPGLHPLRYKDLPTSAFGPIESMLRVYSETVNTGTASAVIINSASCLESSSLARLQQELQVPVYPIGPLHIAAFAPSSLLEEDRSCIEWLNMQKPRSVIYISLGSLALMETKDALEMAWGLSNSNQPFLWVIRPGSIPPSEWTESLPEEFSKLVSERGYIVKWAPQMEVLRHPAVGGFWSHCGWNSTLESIGEGVPMICRPFTGDQKVNARYLESTWRNGVQMEGELEKEAVERAVKRLLVDEVGAEMRKSVVDLKEKLEASVKSGGSSCSSLDNFVNSLKTKNFMQQ; encoded by the exons ATGTCTCTCGACCTACATATCAGATTCAGACCAGATCAAGGTAAAAGAATGGAGGAAGAAAAGCGAGTGAAGAGAAGGATTGTTTTAGTTCCAGTTCCAGCACAAGGTCATGTCACTCCCATTATGCAACTCGGAAAAGCCCTCCACTCCAAAGGCTTCTCCATCACTGTTGTTCAGACACAGTATAATCGAGTTACCTCTTCCAAAGACTTCTCTGATTTTCACTTTCTCACCATCCCAGGCAGTTTAACCGAGTCTGATCTCAAAAACCTCGGTCCACTCCAGTTTTTGATGAAGCTCAATCAAATCTGTGAGGCGACTTTTAAGCAATGTTTAGGTCAACTGCTGAAGGAACAAGGTGACCATGATGAGGTTGTTTGTGTCGTCTATGATGAGTACATGCATTTCTCGAAAGCTGCAGCTATGGAGTTTCAAATTCCTAGTGTTGTCTTCAGTACTACAAGTGCTACTGCCTTTCTCTGCCGCTCTGTTTTAGCCAAAGTCAACGCAGAGAAGTTCTTGATCGACATGAAAG ATGTTGAAATGCAAGACAAGCTGTTTCCAGGGTTGCATCCTCTAAGGTACAAGGATCTACCAACTTCAGCATTTGGGCCAATAGAGAGTATGCTCAGGGTTTACAGTGAAACCGTCAACACTGGAACAGCTTCCGCTGTTATCATCAACTCAGCAAGCTGCCTAGAGAGCTCGTCTTTGGCACGGTTGCAACAAGAACTACAAGTTCCGGTATATCCCATTGGTCCGCTTCACATTGCAGCTTTTGCACCATCTAGTTTGCTTGAAGAGGACAGAAGCTGCATCGAGTGGTTGAACATGCAGAAGCCAAGATCAGTTATATACATAAGCTTGGGAAGCTTAGCTCTAATGGAAACCAAAGACGCCTTGGAGATGGCTTGGGGGTTGAGTAATAGCAACCAACCTTTCTTGTGGGTGATCAGACCCGGTTCCATTCCTCCCTCGGAGTGGACAGAGTCCTTACCGGAGGAGTTCAGCAAGTTGGTTTCAGAGAGAGGTTACATTGTGAAATGGGCGCCGCAGATGGAAGTTCTCAGACATCCTGCTGTAGGAGGGTTTTGGAGTCACTGTGGATGGAACTCGACGCTAGAGAGCATTGGGGAAGGTGTTCCAATGATCTGTAGGCCTTTTACAGGTGACCAGAAAGTGAATGCGAGGTACTTAGAGAGTACTTGGAGAAATGGGGTTCAGATGGAGGGAGAGCTGGAGAAAGAAGCTGTGGAGAGAGCTGTGAAGAGGTTGCTTGTGGATGAAGTAGGAGCAGAGATGAGGAAGAGTGTTGTTGATTTGAAAGAGAAGCTGGAAGCCTCTGTTAAAAGTGGAGGTTCCTCATGCAGCTCATTAGACAACTTTGTTAATTCCTTGAAAACGAAGAATTTCATGCAGCAATGA
- the LOC103851568 gene encoding dnaJ homolog subfamily B member 8 isoform X1, protein MFATSSVLSPTSQSLFLSSHLPQIQFLYPIKFLGFPVTNRCYVGGSFYNRRSCDERRRRNRVIVPRARASSPYEVLGVSPSATPQDIKRAYRKLALKYHPDVNKEANAQEKFLRIKHAYTTLINSESRRKYGSDTRASGYSSTGQTSRKSNSQVEEDFYGLGEFVKDVQITIGDFFKDLQEEFKNWEASASSHGKPKSLWEELAEIGEEFVEFLEKELNISDEDNDDGSSKNGERFDFEESSKSPGNNTNSTKNSIEDNIDEIEATLAQLKKDLGLQ, encoded by the exons ATGTTCGCAACATCTTCGGTTCTGTCTCCAACATCACAAAGTCTCTTCCTTTCCTCTCATCTTCCTCAAATTCAATTCCTTTATCCGATAAAATTTCTGGGTTTTCCCGTAACGAACCGGTGCTACGTCGGCGGTTCGTTCTATAACCGACGGAGCTGTGATGAAAGACGACGGAGGAATCGAGTCATAGTACCACGAGCTAGAGCCTCCTCTCCTTACGAGGTTCTTGGTGTGTCCCCATCAGCGACTCCTCAAGATATAAAGAGGGCTTACCGTAAACTTGCTCTCAAGTATCATCCTGATGTTAACAAAGAG GCAAATGCGCAGGAGAAGTTTCTGAGGATAAAACATGCGTACACCACTTTGATTAACTCTGAGTCACGGCGTAAGTACGGTTCAGATACTCGTGCGTCTGGTTACTCCTCTACGGGTCAAACAAGCAGGAAAAGCAACAGTCAAGTCGAGGAAGATTTCTATGGACTTG GTGAATTCGTGAAGGATGTTCAAATAACAATAG GGGATTTCTTCAAAGATCTTCAAGAAGAGTTTAAGAACTGGGAAGCTAGTGCGTCTTCACATGGGAAACCTAAAAGTCTTTGGGAGGAACTAGCG GAAATTGGGGAAGAGTTTGTGGAGTTTCTTGAGAAAGAACTTAACATAAGCGATGAAGACAATGATGATGGATCAAGCAAAAATGGAGAAAGGTTTGATTTTGAAGAAAGCTCGAAATCACCAGGGAATAATACTAATAGCACGAAGAACAGTATAGAAGACAACATTGATGAGATTGAAGCAACGCTAGCTCAGTTGAAAAAAGATCTTGGCTTGCAATAA
- the LOC103851568 gene encoding dnaJ homolog subfamily B member 8 isoform X2: MFATSSVLSPTSQSLFLSSHLPQIQFLYPIKFLGFPVTNRCYVGGSFYNRRSCDERRRRNRVIVPRARASSPYEVLGVSPSATPQDIKRAYRKLALKYHPDVNKEANAQEKFLRIKHAYTTLINSESRRKYGSDTRASGYSSTGQTSRKSNSQVEEDFYGLGDFFKDLQEEFKNWEASASSHGKPKSLWEELAEIGEEFVEFLEKELNISDEDNDDGSSKNGERFDFEESSKSPGNNTNSTKNSIEDNIDEIEATLAQLKKDLGLQ; this comes from the exons ATGTTCGCAACATCTTCGGTTCTGTCTCCAACATCACAAAGTCTCTTCCTTTCCTCTCATCTTCCTCAAATTCAATTCCTTTATCCGATAAAATTTCTGGGTTTTCCCGTAACGAACCGGTGCTACGTCGGCGGTTCGTTCTATAACCGACGGAGCTGTGATGAAAGACGACGGAGGAATCGAGTCATAGTACCACGAGCTAGAGCCTCCTCTCCTTACGAGGTTCTTGGTGTGTCCCCATCAGCGACTCCTCAAGATATAAAGAGGGCTTACCGTAAACTTGCTCTCAAGTATCATCCTGATGTTAACAAAGAG GCAAATGCGCAGGAGAAGTTTCTGAGGATAAAACATGCGTACACCACTTTGATTAACTCTGAGTCACGGCGTAAGTACGGTTCAGATACTCGTGCGTCTGGTTACTCCTCTACGGGTCAAACAAGCAGGAAAAGCAACAGTCAAGTCGAGGAAGATTTCTATGGACTTG GGGATTTCTTCAAAGATCTTCAAGAAGAGTTTAAGAACTGGGAAGCTAGTGCGTCTTCACATGGGAAACCTAAAAGTCTTTGGGAGGAACTAGCG GAAATTGGGGAAGAGTTTGTGGAGTTTCTTGAGAAAGAACTTAACATAAGCGATGAAGACAATGATGATGGATCAAGCAAAAATGGAGAAAGGTTTGATTTTGAAGAAAGCTCGAAATCACCAGGGAATAATACTAATAGCACGAAGAACAGTATAGAAGACAACATTGATGAGATTGAAGCAACGCTAGCTCAGTTGAAAAAAGATCTTGGCTTGCAATAA